One segment of Capnocytophaga sp. oral taxon 878 DNA contains the following:
- a CDS encoding nitroreductase — MNFKMFSISFFMTLATLSKGNAQNPDLVTLITAASQAPSGHNSQPWFFTAKGNRIVISPDFTKALPAVDAKHRELFISLGCALENLCLKATQMQYHTNVQITPEGTITVLLEKQTNLSPNPLAAFIPKRQTNRSAYNGKLINSSLLDSLIQQTLSDASPLEASQNIYAFPKGSPLFNSLTQAIMQGNNAQLTDPLFKNELLSWIRFNKKHSETTHDGLSYAVLGAPNLPRWITEPIVKSSLNANKQNKTDLKKIQSSSNLILLTTQNDDIPTWIASGRTLQRFLLTLTQSGIANAYLNQPCEVPEIRTQLQNTLPIKGTYPQIILRIGYAKPVAYSKRKNITEVSKIEQ; from the coding sequence ATGAACTTCAAAATGTTTAGTATCAGTTTCTTTATGACGTTAGCTACCTTATCAAAGGGCAACGCCCAAAACCCCGATTTAGTAACCCTGATTACCGCTGCCTCTCAAGCTCCCTCAGGGCATAACTCTCAGCCTTGGTTCTTCACTGCCAAGGGCAACCGTATTGTTATCTCCCCCGATTTTACCAAAGCCCTACCCGCAGTCGATGCCAAGCACCGCGAACTCTTCATTAGCTTAGGATGCGCCCTGGAAAACCTATGCCTCAAAGCCACCCAAATGCAGTATCACACCAATGTTCAAATAACCCCCGAAGGCACCATTACCGTACTCCTCGAAAAGCAAACCAACCTCTCCCCCAACCCCTTGGCTGCCTTCATCCCAAAACGCCAAACCAACCGCTCCGCCTATAACGGCAAACTCATTAACAGCTCCCTCCTCGATAGTTTGATACAGCAAACCCTCTCCGATGCCTCCCCCCTTGAAGCATCTCAAAACATCTATGCCTTCCCCAAAGGCTCCCCCTTGTTCAACTCCCTTACCCAGGCCATTATGCAAGGCAATAACGCTCAACTAACCGACCCTCTCTTCAAAAATGAGCTCCTTTCTTGGATACGCTTCAATAAAAAACACTCCGAAACTACCCATGACGGACTTAGCTATGCCGTACTCGGTGCCCCCAACCTACCTCGTTGGATTACCGAACCCATTGTAAAAAGCTCTCTCAATGCCAACAAACAAAATAAAACCGACCTGAAAAAAATCCAATCCTCCTCCAATCTTATCCTTCTTACAACTCAGAATGACGATATCCCCACTTGGATAGCCTCCGGCCGAACCCTCCAACGCTTTCTACTCACCCTCACCCAATCGGGCATCGCCAATGCCTACCTCAACCAGCCCTGCGAAGTACCCGAAATCAGAACCCAACTCCAAAACACCCTACCCATCAAAGGCACCTACCCCCAAATCATCCTACGCATAGGCTATGCCAAACCCGTAGCCTATTCCAAACGAAAAAACATAACAGAAGTAAGCAAAATAGAACAGTAA
- a CDS encoding Crp/Fnr family transcriptional regulator, whose amino-acid sequence MTLTPDFLSKYFTEVHFAKNELITRAGEIENSLYYLTKGIVRFFYYNPTTDKETTVEFLFPEQFFLSFTSFVQHTSSLLSIQALKSVTAYKIGREHLMALIQQKEYLQIKTDILEHLLIKTLDREAQLLLQSPEEIYRSLLEKDPQLIQNIPLKYIASYIGITPQALSRIRKRIF is encoded by the coding sequence ATGACCCTAACCCCCGATTTCCTTAGTAAATACTTCACCGAAGTACATTTTGCTAAAAACGAACTCATTACTCGTGCTGGCGAAATAGAAAACTCATTGTATTACCTAACTAAGGGCATAGTACGCTTCTTTTATTACAACCCTACTACCGATAAGGAAACAACCGTAGAGTTCCTCTTTCCCGAGCAGTTTTTCCTTTCATTCACTTCCTTTGTACAACACACCTCTTCACTGCTCTCAATACAAGCGCTAAAAAGCGTTACAGCTTATAAAATAGGGCGTGAACATTTAATGGCACTAATACAACAAAAAGAATATTTACAGATAAAAACAGATATTTTAGAACATCTGCTTATCAAAACACTAGACCGCGAAGCTCAGTTATTATTACAATCCCCCGAAGAAATCTACCGCAGCCTCTTAGAAAAAGACCCTCAGCTAATACAAAATATCCCCTTAAAATACATAGCCTCATACATAGGCATTACTCCACAAGCCCTTAGCCGTATTCGCAAGCGAATATTTTAA
- the mutS gene encoding DNA mismatch repair protein MutS: protein MAKETPLMKQYNQIKSKYPDALLLFRVGDFYETFGEDAVKTAQTLDIVLTNRNNGTERSELAGFPYHSINSYLPKLVKAGYRVAICDQLEDPKLVKGIVKRGVTELVTPGVALNDDILQSKSNNFLASVWIGKQLCGVAFLDISTGEFLIAQGDINYADKLLQHFRPSELLIAKHQKREFEEHFGDEYHCFYLEDWVFKEDYAQQRLTEHFKTNSLKGFGVDELSEALLTAGAVLYYLSETQHHQLQHITSIQRIAEEAYVWLDKFTIRNLELYVGNSTPSVSLLDVIDKTLTNMGSRTLKRWLALPLKKLDKIQQRHEVVDYLLQESEVLSKLKEALSRIGDIERLISKVATLKITPREVVQLRTSLEHIPLIKELCLLSTNEALSLLGDKLHGCEQLSARIAQTLNDDAPVNIAKGNAIAAGFSAELDELRGLSHSGKSYLDDMLVREAQRTGIPSLKIDNNNVFGYYIEVRNTHKDKVPEDWVRKQTLVNAERYITDELKEYEAKILGAEEKIAQIEQALYAELIAFISEYIGAVQTNATLIGQLDCLCGFATLAKENNYHRPQMSDGYAIDIKEGRHPVIEKQLPVGVPYIANDVYLDRERQQIIMITGPNMSGKSAILRQTALIVLLAQIGSFVPATEAHIGIVDKIFTRVGASDNISMGESTFMVEMNEAALILNNISDRSLVLLDEIGRGTSTYDGISIAWAIAEYLHQHPSKAKTLFATHYHELNEMSEQFERIKNFNVSVKETKDSVLFLRKLVEGGSAHSFGIHVAKMAGMPQFVIQKANKMLKKLEESHNVIPTAEVVKNVQKEMQLSFFDMNDPLLEELKEDLLSLDINTLTPVEALMKLNEMRKRVAK from the coding sequence ATGGCTAAAGAAACTCCGCTAATGAAGCAATATAATCAGATAAAAAGTAAATATCCGGATGCTTTGTTGCTTTTTAGAGTGGGCGATTTTTACGAAACCTTTGGTGAGGATGCTGTAAAGACCGCTCAAACACTGGACATTGTGCTCACCAACCGCAATAACGGTACCGAGCGCAGTGAGCTGGCTGGATTTCCGTACCATTCTATCAACTCCTATTTGCCTAAGCTGGTGAAGGCTGGGTACCGTGTGGCTATATGCGACCAGCTGGAAGACCCTAAGCTGGTGAAGGGTATTGTAAAACGAGGGGTTACCGAACTTGTAACACCAGGAGTGGCTCTTAACGACGATATACTGCAAAGCAAGAGCAATAACTTTTTGGCATCGGTATGGATAGGGAAGCAGCTGTGTGGGGTGGCTTTTTTAGACATCTCGACAGGTGAATTTTTAATAGCACAAGGAGATATTAATTATGCTGACAAGCTGTTACAACATTTCCGCCCGAGTGAACTGCTTATTGCTAAACACCAAAAGCGAGAGTTTGAGGAGCACTTTGGTGATGAGTATCATTGTTTTTACTTAGAAGATTGGGTATTTAAGGAAGATTATGCACAGCAAAGACTTACAGAGCACTTTAAAACAAATTCATTAAAAGGTTTTGGGGTAGATGAGCTTAGTGAGGCACTACTTACTGCTGGTGCTGTGCTGTATTACCTATCGGAAACCCAACATCACCAGTTGCAACATATAACAAGCATACAACGCATAGCCGAAGAGGCTTATGTATGGCTGGATAAATTCACTATCAGGAACTTAGAGCTTTATGTAGGGAATAGCACCCCCTCGGTAAGTTTGTTGGATGTGATAGACAAGACGCTTACCAATATGGGGAGCCGTACCTTAAAGCGTTGGCTTGCTTTGCCGCTGAAGAAGTTGGACAAGATACAACAACGCCACGAGGTGGTGGATTACTTATTGCAAGAAAGCGAGGTGCTGAGCAAACTAAAAGAAGCCCTGAGCCGGATAGGAGATATTGAGAGGCTCATTTCAAAGGTTGCAACCTTAAAGATAACACCCCGTGAGGTAGTGCAACTGCGCACCTCACTGGAGCATATCCCGCTGATAAAGGAATTGTGCCTACTATCGACCAATGAGGCGTTGAGCTTATTAGGCGATAAACTGCACGGCTGTGAGCAACTTAGTGCGCGTATTGCGCAAACCCTAAATGACGATGCCCCCGTAAATATAGCCAAAGGGAATGCTATAGCAGCAGGGTTTTCGGCAGAGTTGGATGAGCTAAGAGGGCTCTCGCATTCGGGCAAAAGCTACTTAGATGATATGCTGGTGCGCGAAGCCCAGCGCACGGGTATTCCTTCGCTTAAAATAGATAATAACAATGTTTTTGGCTATTATATTGAAGTGCGTAACACCCATAAGGATAAAGTGCCTGAAGACTGGGTGCGGAAGCAAACACTGGTAAATGCAGAACGCTATATCACTGATGAGCTGAAAGAATATGAAGCCAAAATATTAGGGGCTGAAGAGAAAATAGCTCAGATAGAACAAGCGCTGTATGCCGAACTTATTGCCTTTATAAGTGAATATATTGGCGCAGTACAAACCAATGCAACCCTTATAGGTCAGTTAGATTGCTTGTGTGGCTTTGCTACCTTGGCAAAGGAAAACAACTATCACCGCCCACAGATGAGTGACGGGTATGCTATTGATATTAAAGAAGGGCGCCACCCTGTAATTGAAAAACAACTACCTGTAGGTGTTCCTTATATAGCCAATGACGTGTATTTAGACCGAGAAAGGCAGCAAATCATAATGATTACCGGACCGAATATGTCAGGTAAATCGGCTATTTTACGACAAACAGCCCTCATAGTGCTTTTGGCTCAAATAGGGAGTTTTGTGCCTGCAACCGAAGCGCATATAGGGATAGTAGATAAGATATTTACACGTGTAGGGGCAAGTGATAACATCTCGATGGGAGAATCAACTTTTATGGTAGAGATGAATGAAGCTGCCCTTATATTAAACAATATTTCTGACAGAAGTTTGGTGCTTTTGGATGAGATAGGGCGTGGTACTAGTACGTATGATGGTATCTCAATAGCATGGGCTATAGCTGAGTACTTACATCAGCATCCTAGCAAAGCTAAAACTCTATTTGCCACCCACTATCACGAACTGAATGAAATGAGTGAGCAGTTTGAGCGTATTAAGAACTTTAACGTATCGGTAAAAGAAACTAAAGATAGCGTCCTTTTCTTGCGCAAGTTGGTAGAAGGAGGCTCGGCACATAGCTTTGGGATACACGTAGCCAAGATGGCTGGTATGCCTCAATTCGTAATACAAAAAGCCAATAAAATGCTTAAAAAGCTAGAAGAAAGCCACAATGTAATACCTACCGCCGAAGTGGTTAAAAACGTACAAAAAGAAATGCAACTTAGTTTCTTCGATATGAACGACCCTTTGTTAGAAGAACTCAAAGAAGACCTTCTCAGCTTAGACATCAATACGCTTACCCCCGTGGAAGCACTGATGAAACTAAATGAAATGAGAAAAAGAGTAGCCAAATAA
- a CDS encoding MmcQ/YjbR family DNA-binding protein, producing MNLEELREYCLSLPHVTEDMPFGEDILVFRICNRIFVLTGLETLPLRVSLKCDPERAIELREQYPDKITAGYHLNKKHWNTVLLESIPEVLIKEMIQHSYNQVLAKVPKKIANSLIC from the coding sequence ATGAACTTAGAAGAACTCAGAGAGTATTGTCTCTCCTTGCCCCACGTTACCGAGGATATGCCCTTTGGCGAAGATATTTTAGTATTCCGAATCTGTAATCGCATTTTTGTCCTTACAGGTTTAGAAACGCTACCTCTACGAGTAAGCCTCAAATGCGACCCCGAGCGCGCCATCGAACTCCGCGAACAGTACCCCGATAAAATTACAGCAGGCTACCACCTCAACAAAAAACATTGGAACACCGTGCTTTTAGAAAGTATTCCTGAAGTACTTATCAAAGAAATGATACAACACTCCTACAACCAAGTACTCGCCAAAGTACCCAAAAAAATAGCCAATTCACTAATTTGCTAA
- a CDS encoding NTF2 fold immunity protein, which produces MTETEQTLRQRFTAFLQAMYEWETEANRVDEEEVEKKKTLSWQDFCEQQTQLRIPIYKEYITERERKNGGAQYTSHFFPPNYDPSKETITEVQITTKKASIFTDREYAGMNYKREYKYKLIENRWLLDTIKEQYLPANTDPEKWKSVIL; this is translated from the coding sequence ATGACAGAAACAGAACAAACCCTACGCCAGCGCTTCACTGCTTTCTTGCAAGCTATGTACGAGTGGGAAACAGAAGCCAACAGAGTTGACGAAGAAGAAGTAGAGAAAAAGAAAACCCTCTCTTGGCAAGACTTTTGCGAGCAACAAACCCAGCTGCGCATCCCTATTTATAAGGAATACATCACCGAACGCGAACGCAAAAACGGAGGTGCTCAGTACACCAGTCACTTCTTTCCTCCTAACTATGATCCCTCTAAAGAAACCATTACCGAAGTGCAAATCACAACCAAAAAAGCCTCTATCTTTACCGATAGAGAGTATGCCGGAATGAATTACAAGCGCGAGTACAAGTACAAACTTATAGAAAATCGTTGGCTCTTAGATACTATCAAAGAACAGTATTTACCTGCAAACACAGACCCTGAAAAATGGAAGAGTGTGATTTTATAA
- a CDS encoding NTF2 fold immunity protein, whose product MTETEQTLRQRFTAFLQAMYEWETQANKVNEEEVIEKKTLTWREFCDKQTELRIPIYEEYITNRERKYGGAKYGSHGLPVKYDPSKETITKVQISGKKASIFTDRVYSIMNYKREYKYKLVEGRWLLDVIKQQFLSNNGEPEKWENVII is encoded by the coding sequence ATGACAGAAACAGAACAAACCCTACGCCAGCGCTTCACCGCCTTCCTACAAGCTATGTACGAATGGGAAACACAAGCCAACAAAGTCAATGAAGAAGAAGTCATAGAAAAGAAAACTCTTACTTGGAGAGAATTTTGCGACAAACAAACCGAGCTTCGTATCCCTATTTATGAAGAATATATTACTAACCGTGAACGTAAATATGGCGGGGCTAAATATGGCTCTCACGGTCTACCTGTAAAGTATGACCCTTCTAAAGAAACCATTACCAAAGTACAAATCTCAGGTAAAAAAGCCTCTATTTTTACCGATAGAGTGTATTCAATAATGAATTACAAACGCGAGTACAAGTACAAACTTGTAGAAGGGCGCTGGCTTTTAGATGTGATAAAACAACAATTCCTATCCAATAATGGAGAACCCGAAAAATGGGAAAATGTGATTATATAA
- a CDS encoding YhcG family protein: MKEVPTFTFGAQNLPDKEYHQWLIEIKQRFQQSQIKTAIKVNTALLEFYWSLGSDIVKMQTEKTWGSGFINQLSLDLREAFPEATGFSLSNIKYIRQWYLFYYQELTKSHQLGGFLEMPKDFGLIPWRHHIEIISKCKSISEALFYIKQTISHNWSRVQLVHTIESNLFERQGKAISNFDTQLPIPQANLATELLKDPYNFDFLSLGKDYTERELEEALMQNITRFLLELGKGFAFVGRQMELRMPEGQSFFPDLIFYHIPMKCYVVVELKVTLFIPEYIGKLNFYVTAVDKLLRGEGDNPTIGLLICKDKDELLVEWSLTDVNKPLGIASYQLKEIIDNTIAEFEKNKLKTL, translated from the coding sequence ATGAAAGAAGTACCAACTTTTACCTTTGGAGCACAAAACCTCCCCGATAAAGAATACCACCAATGGCTGATAGAAATCAAACAACGGTTTCAGCAATCGCAAATCAAAACAGCCATAAAGGTGAATACTGCCCTTTTAGAGTTCTACTGGAGCTTGGGTAGCGATATAGTAAAAATGCAAACCGAAAAGACTTGGGGTAGTGGCTTTATCAACCAACTAAGTTTGGATTTGAGAGAAGCCTTCCCTGAAGCTACTGGTTTTTCATTAAGTAATATTAAATACATAAGACAATGGTATTTATTTTATTATCAAGAGCTTACAAAAAGCCACCAACTTGGTGGCTTTTTAGAGATGCCTAAAGATTTTGGTTTAATCCCTTGGAGGCATCACATTGAAATTATATCAAAATGCAAATCTATCTCTGAGGCTCTATTCTACATCAAGCAGACGATCAGTCATAATTGGAGCAGGGTACAATTAGTGCATACTATTGAGAGTAACCTCTTTGAGCGACAAGGAAAAGCTATTAGTAATTTTGATACTCAATTGCCTATCCCTCAAGCTAATTTAGCTACCGAACTCCTCAAAGACCCTTATAATTTCGACTTTCTTTCCCTTGGTAAAGACTATACCGAACGAGAACTCGAAGAGGCTTTAATGCAAAATATTACCCGCTTTTTATTGGAATTAGGAAAAGGTTTCGCCTTCGTTGGGCGACAAATGGAATTGCGTATGCCCGAAGGACAGAGCTTTTTCCCCGACCTTATTTTTTACCATATCCCAATGAAATGCTATGTAGTAGTAGAACTTAAAGTGACGCTTTTCATCCCTGAATACATCGGAAAATTGAATTTCTATGTAACTGCTGTTGATAAACTCTTGCGCGGAGAAGGCGACAATCCTACCATTGGACTACTCATCTGTAAAGATAAAGACGAATTGCTAGTAGAATGGTCTCTCACCGATGTAAACAAACCGCTGGGCATCGCCTCTTATCAGCTCAAAGAAATCATCGATAACACTATCGCTGAATTTGAAAAAAACAAACTTAAAACCTTATAA
- a CDS encoding DJ-1/PfpI family protein: MKKVVFIILDKFANWELAYLSAALGEKQLGTEQYTVLYASTDKEVKTSIGNLKALPDLTISEIPEDISALVFIGAEGSWHTLSKEQTSQLLTLAQKLKANGKVLGAICDSARFCAVNGLLNDVKHTANTFDEIKDATCYTNADNFVLTTNEAVTDHKVVTAKGDSALHFAVSVLRALGDIPEENIQFFHILHTEGFLKAIQMS; the protein is encoded by the coding sequence ATGAAAAAAGTAGTATTTATCATTTTAGACAAGTTCGCCAATTGGGAGCTAGCGTATCTTTCTGCTGCCCTTGGCGAAAAACAATTAGGTACAGAACAATACACTGTTTTGTATGCTTCAACCGATAAAGAAGTGAAAACCTCTATTGGTAATCTCAAAGCCTTACCCGACCTTACTATTTCAGAAATTCCTGAAGATATTTCAGCCCTCGTGTTCATTGGGGCAGAAGGTTCGTGGCATACTCTTTCCAAGGAGCAAACCTCTCAGCTACTAACCCTTGCCCAGAAGCTAAAAGCTAATGGCAAAGTATTAGGTGCTATTTGCGATAGCGCACGCTTTTGTGCCGTGAATGGTTTACTGAATGATGTGAAGCATACCGCCAATACTTTTGATGAGATAAAAGATGCCACGTGTTATACCAATGCTGATAATTTTGTCCTTACCACCAATGAGGCTGTAACTGATCACAAGGTAGTAACCGCCAAAGGAGATAGTGCATTGCATTTTGCTGTAAGCGTACTACGTGCTTTAGGCGATATCCCCGAAGAAAACATACAGTTTTTCCATATCCTACACACCGAAGGCTTTCTCAAAGCAATACAAATGAGCTAA
- a CDS encoding response regulator transcription factor — protein MTTDKSIEEIAQEYIPHLKILEQAGSFAVFLLDRFGHYYYVTEYVTEDIQASDELNIEKLVHPDDLEVVRRIDKKVWEFLDTLPKEEKLAYKYIYEMRVLDKGKYVRMIYQMRILAFKNDNFLGMGMIDLAPEQSANTSVRFQVKNCLTDEIVPFAIESATDALLTPREREVLALAKEGMFSKEISEKLNISVHTVNRHRQNILEKLQVDNIIEAIR, from the coding sequence ATGACAACCGATAAAAGCATAGAAGAGATAGCACAAGAATACATTCCCCACTTAAAAATCTTAGAACAAGCAGGGAGTTTTGCAGTATTTCTGTTAGATAGATTTGGGCATTACTATTATGTAACCGAATATGTAACCGAAGATATTCAAGCCTCTGATGAGCTCAATATTGAGAAATTGGTACATCCTGATGATTTAGAAGTAGTAAGGCGAATAGATAAAAAAGTATGGGAGTTTTTAGATACACTCCCAAAGGAAGAAAAATTGGCCTACAAATACATCTATGAGATGAGAGTATTAGATAAAGGGAAGTACGTACGAATGATTTACCAAATGCGCATATTAGCCTTTAAAAACGATAATTTTCTTGGAATGGGTATGATTGATCTCGCACCCGAGCAATCAGCCAATACATCAGTGCGTTTTCAGGTAAAAAACTGCCTTACCGATGAGATTGTACCTTTTGCCATCGAAAGTGCCACCGATGCACTGCTTACTCCACGTGAAAGAGAAGTACTCGCCCTTGCCAAAGAAGGAATGTTCAGCAAAGAAATCTCCGAAAAACTGAACATCAGTGTGCATACCGTAAACCGCCACCGCCAAAACATCCTCGAAAAACTACAAGTAGATAATATTATTGAAGCTATAAGGTAG
- a CDS encoding CPBP family intramembrane glutamic endopeptidase translates to MKNKSRTIRNLCIFIFVALSCGWVGVWVDSLTGETAGDFSDTSSGTSGMGIFIIAPVLTWLLLRAFMGDGWRDAGLRPLIKKNLRWYGVAALIYPVVIALTLLIGGVLGWLKVEIRWESYLASFGVLVLAEIVKNFFEESAWRGYLTARLLSLKIKDVWLYLIVGVVWCSWHWPYFFYFLKPEQLFAVFPYDRVTFCVMALVCCTSWTVMYTELFRLTKSIWPGVWMHAIEDTTINNLIYDRHILIETGKEILISPVSGIIPCLLYLGVGLWLRRIRIAKEVV, encoded by the coding sequence ATGAAGAATAAATCACGAACCATTAGGAATTTATGTATTTTTATTTTTGTAGCGCTGAGCTGTGGCTGGGTAGGTGTGTGGGTAGATTCACTTACGGGGGAAACGGCTGGTGATTTTAGCGATACCAGCAGTGGTACTAGTGGAATGGGTATTTTTATTATTGCCCCTGTGCTTACTTGGCTCCTCTTACGCGCCTTTATGGGTGATGGGTGGCGAGATGCTGGCTTGCGTCCGCTTATTAAGAAGAACTTACGGTGGTATGGGGTGGCGGCTCTTATCTATCCTGTAGTGATTGCCCTTACGTTACTTATAGGGGGAGTATTGGGATGGCTGAAGGTGGAAATTAGGTGGGAGAGTTACCTTGCGAGCTTTGGTGTTTTGGTACTAGCGGAGATTGTAAAGAATTTCTTTGAAGAATCGGCGTGGAGGGGGTATCTTACTGCGCGCTTGCTGAGCTTGAAGATTAAGGATGTGTGGTTGTACCTTATTGTGGGGGTGGTGTGGTGCTCATGGCATTGGCCTTACTTCTTTTATTTTCTGAAGCCAGAGCAGTTATTTGCTGTATTTCCTTATGATAGGGTTACTTTTTGTGTAATGGCGCTGGTGTGTTGCACTTCGTGGACAGTGATGTATACGGAACTTTTCCGCCTTACCAAATCGATATGGCCTGGGGTGTGGATGCATGCTATTGAGGATACGACTATCAATAACCTGATATATGATAGGCATATACTTATTGAGACGGGTAAGGAGATACTTATTTCGCCTGTTTCGGGGATTATACCTTGCTTGTTATATCTTGGTGTGGGCTTATGGTTGCGCAGGATTAGGATAGCTAAGGAGGTGGTGTAA